From Budorcas taxicolor isolate Tak-1 chromosome 19, Takin1.1, whole genome shotgun sequence, the proteins below share one genomic window:
- the GJD3 gene encoding gap junction delta-3 protein has protein sequence MGEWAFLGSLLDAVQLQSPLVGRLWLVVMLIFRILVLATVGGAVFEDEQEEFVCNTLQPGCRQTCYDRAFPVSHYRFWLFHILLLSAPPVLFVIYSVHRASKEPGGADGGAGAPGRPGDRRARRCYLLSVALRLLAELAFLAGQALLYGFRVAPHFVCAGPPCPHTVDCFVSRPTEKTVFVVFYFAVGLLSALLSVAELGHLLWKGRPRAGRCSQAAERDNRCNLAHEEARQLLQPLPALPTRRSGTDPYAPPAYAHGAPAGDSEGGSGRSKASLATIRQDLAI, from the coding sequence ATGGGGGAGTGGGCGTTCCTCGGCTCGCTGCTGGACGCCGTGCAGCTGCAGTCGCCGCTCGTGGGCCGCCTGTGGCTGGTGGTCATGCTGATCTTCCGCATCCTGGTGCTGGCCACGGTGGGCGGCGCCGTGTTCGAGGACGAGCAGGAGGAGTTCGTGTGCAACACGCTGCAGCCTGGCTGTCGCCAGACCTGCTACGACCGCGCCTTCCCCGTCTCCCACTACCGCTTCTGGCTCTTCCACATCCTGCTGCTGTCGGCGCCCCCGGTGCTCTTCGTCATCTACTCGGTGCACCGGGCCAGCAAGGAGCCGGGCGGCGCGGACGGCGGGGCGGGGGCCCCGGGGCGCCCGGGGGACCGCCGCGCGCGCCGCTGCTACCTGCTGAGCGTGGCGCTGCGCCTGCTGGCTGAGCTGGCCTTCCTGGCGGGCCAGGCGCTGCTCTACGGCTTCCGCGTGGCCCCGCACTTCGTGTGCGCAGGTCCCCCGTGCCCACACACCGTGGACTGCTTCGTGAGCCGGCCCACCGAGAAGACTGTCTTCGTGGTCTTCTACTTCGCGGTGGGGCTGCTCTCGGCGCTGCTCAGCGTGGCCGAGCTGGGCCACCTGCTCTGGAAGGGCCGCCCGCGCGCCGGCCGCTGTAGCCAGGCCGCCGAGCGCGACAACCGCTGCAACCTCGCGCACGAGGAGGCGCGGCAGCTGCTCCAGCCGCTGCCCGCCCTGCCCACGCGGCGATCGGGCACCGACCCCTACGCCCCACCGGCTTATGCGCACGGGGCGCCGGCCGGTGACAGCGAGGGCGGCAGCGGCCGCAGCAAGGCGTCGCTGGCCACCATCCGTCAGGACCTGGCCATCTAG
- the RARA gene encoding retinoic acid receptor alpha isoform X3, which translates to MAQTTVAIETQSSSSEEIVPSPPSPPPLPRIYKPCFVCQDKSSGYHYGVSACEGCKGFFRRSIQKNMVYTCHRDKNCIINKVTRNRCQYCRLQKCFEVGMSKESVRNDRNKKKKEVPKPECSESYTLTPEVGELIEKVRKAHQETFPALCQLGKYTTNNSSEQRVSLDIDLWDKFSELSTKCIIKTVEFAKQLPGFTTLTIADQITLLKAACLDILILRICTRYTPEQDTMTFSDGLTLNRTQMHNAGFGPLTDLVFAFANQLLPLEMDDAETGLLSAICLICGDRQDLEQPDRVDMLQEPLLEALKVYVRKRRPSRPHMFPKMLMKITDLRSISAKGAERVITLKMEIPGSMPPLIQEMLENSEGLDTLSGQAGSGGRDGGGLAAPPGSCSPSLSPSSNRSSPATHSP; encoded by the exons ATGGCTCAAACCACTGTAG CCATCGAGACCCAGAGCAGCAGTTCCGAAGAGATCGTGCCCAGCCCCCCCTcgccgcctcccctcccccgcatCTACAAGCCTTGCTTTGTCTGTCAAGACAAATCCTCAGGCTACCACTATGGGGTCAGCGCCTGTGAGGGTTGCAAG GGCTTCTTCCGCCGCAGCATCCAGAAGAACATGGTGTACACGTGTCACCGGGACAAGAACTGCATCATCAACAAGGTGACCCGGAACCGTTGCCAGTACTGTCGGCTGCAGAAGTGCTTCGAAGTGGGCATGTCCAAGGAGT CCGTGAGAAATGACCGGaacaagaagaagaaggaggTGCCCAAGCCCGAGTGCTCCGAGAGCTACACGTTGACACCGGAGGTGGGGGAGCTCATCGAGAAGGTGCGCAAAGCGCATCAGGAGACCTTCCCTGCGCTCTGCCAACTGGGCAAATACACTACG AACAACAGCTCAGAACAGCGTGTCTCCCTGGACATTGACCTCTGGGACAAGTTCAGTGAACTCTCCACCAAGTGCATCATTAAGACTGTGGAGTTCGCCAAGCAACTGCCCGGCTTCACCACCCTCACCATTGCGGACCAGATCACCCTCCTCAAGGCTGCCTGCCTGGACATCCTG ATCCTGCGGATCTGCACGCGGTACACGCCCGAGCAGGACACAATGACCTTCTCGGACGGGCTGACCCTGAACCGGACCCAGATGCACAACGCCGGCTTTGGCCCACTCACGGACCTGGTCTTCGCCTTCGCCaaccagctgctgcccctggagaTGGATGACGCTGAGACTGGGTTGCTCAGCGCCATCTGCCTCATCtgtggag ACCGGCAGGACCTGGAGCAGCCAGACAGGGTGGACATGCTCCAGGAGCCGCTGCTTGAGGCACTGAAGGTCTATGTGCGGAAACGGAGGCCCAGCCGCCCACACATGTTCCCCAAGATGCTGATGAAGATCACAGACCTCCGGAGCATCAGTGCTAAGG GGGCTGAGCGGGTGATCACGCTGAAGATGGAGATTCCGGGCTCCATGCCACCTCTCATCCAGGAAATGCTGGAGAACTCAGAGGGCCTGGACACTCTGAGCGGACAAGCGGGGAGTGGGGGGCGGGATGGGGGCGGCCTGGCTGCCCCGCCTGGCAGCTGTAGCCCCAGCCTCAGCCCCAGCTCGAACAGAAGCAGCCCGGCCACCCACTCCCCGTGA
- the RARA gene encoding retinoic acid receptor alpha isoform X2 has translation MYESVDVGGLTPTPNPFLVVDFYNQNRACLLPEKGLPAPGPYSTPLRTPLWNGSNHSIETQSSSSEEIVPSPPSPPPLPRIYKPCFVCQDKSSGYHYGVSACEGCKGFFRRSIQKNMVYTCHRDKNCIINKVTRNRCQYCRLQKCFEVGMSKESVRNDRNKKKKEVPKPECSESYTLTPEVGELIEKVRKAHQETFPALCQLGKYTTNNSSEQRVSLDIDLWDKFSELSTKCIIKTVEFAKQLPGFTTLTIADQITLLKAACLDILILRICTRYTPEQDTMTFSDGLTLNRTQMHNAGFGPLTDLVFAFANQLLPLEMDDAETGLLSAICLICGDRQDLEQPDRVDMLQEPLLEALKVYVRKRRPSRPHMFPKMLMKITDLRSISAKGAERVITLKMEIPGSMPPLIQEMLENSEGLDTLSGQAGSGGRDGGGLAAPPGSCSPSLSPSSNRSSPATHSP, from the exons ATGTACGAGAGTGTGGACGTGGGGgggctcacccccacccccaatcccttccTGGTGGTGGATTTTTATAACCAGAACCGGGCCTGTTTGCTTCCGGAGAAGGGGCTCCCTGCTCCCGGCCCCTACTCCACTCCGCTCCGGACTCCGCTTTGGAATGGCTCAAACCACT CCATCGAGACCCAGAGCAGCAGTTCCGAAGAGATCGTGCCCAGCCCCCCCTcgccgcctcccctcccccgcatCTACAAGCCTTGCTTTGTCTGTCAAGACAAATCCTCAGGCTACCACTATGGGGTCAGCGCCTGTGAGGGTTGCAAG GGCTTCTTCCGCCGCAGCATCCAGAAGAACATGGTGTACACGTGTCACCGGGACAAGAACTGCATCATCAACAAGGTGACCCGGAACCGTTGCCAGTACTGTCGGCTGCAGAAGTGCTTCGAAGTGGGCATGTCCAAGGAGT CCGTGAGAAATGACCGGaacaagaagaagaaggaggTGCCCAAGCCCGAGTGCTCCGAGAGCTACACGTTGACACCGGAGGTGGGGGAGCTCATCGAGAAGGTGCGCAAAGCGCATCAGGAGACCTTCCCTGCGCTCTGCCAACTGGGCAAATACACTACG AACAACAGCTCAGAACAGCGTGTCTCCCTGGACATTGACCTCTGGGACAAGTTCAGTGAACTCTCCACCAAGTGCATCATTAAGACTGTGGAGTTCGCCAAGCAACTGCCCGGCTTCACCACCCTCACCATTGCGGACCAGATCACCCTCCTCAAGGCTGCCTGCCTGGACATCCTG ATCCTGCGGATCTGCACGCGGTACACGCCCGAGCAGGACACAATGACCTTCTCGGACGGGCTGACCCTGAACCGGACCCAGATGCACAACGCCGGCTTTGGCCCACTCACGGACCTGGTCTTCGCCTTCGCCaaccagctgctgcccctggagaTGGATGACGCTGAGACTGGGTTGCTCAGCGCCATCTGCCTCATCtgtggag ACCGGCAGGACCTGGAGCAGCCAGACAGGGTGGACATGCTCCAGGAGCCGCTGCTTGAGGCACTGAAGGTCTATGTGCGGAAACGGAGGCCCAGCCGCCCACACATGTTCCCCAAGATGCTGATGAAGATCACAGACCTCCGGAGCATCAGTGCTAAGG GGGCTGAGCGGGTGATCACGCTGAAGATGGAGATTCCGGGCTCCATGCCACCTCTCATCCAGGAAATGCTGGAGAACTCAGAGGGCCTGGACACTCTGAGCGGACAAGCGGGGAGTGGGGGGCGGGATGGGGGCGGCCTGGCTGCCCCGCCTGGCAGCTGTAGCCCCAGCCTCAGCCCCAGCTCGAACAGAAGCAGCCCGGCCACCCACTCCCCGTGA